Below is a genomic region from Myxococcus fulvus.
TGCAGCGCGACGTAGGGGCTGAACGTCCAGTCCAGCATGCGCGTGGGCAGGCCGTGGTGCTGCGCCAGGGCGAGCCAATCCCAGACGGAGTCCAAGGGCTCACGGGGCGTGCCGCGCGCGTACTTGCGGAAGGCGCGCAGCAGGTCCTTCTCCTTGCGGACGAACAGGCCCCGGCGGTTGAGCGCGGTGGACAGGTCATGCTCGGCGTGGGGCATGCCGCGGAACACGTAGCTGGCGCGGTGGCGGCCCAGCGCCTCGTTCCAGGAGTCCGCGAACAGCGCCTCCTGGAGCTCCAGCCATGAGCTGACCCGGTGCTCTTGCATGGGAAAGGCCCGTGTCCCCAAGGAGGAGACACATGGCCTTCAAGATGCGGCGTGCGGGTCGGCTTGGGAAGCCGCGCTTCAGACGATGCGCGAGTCGGCGGGCGCGAAGGAGGGAGCGGGCGTCGGGGGCCGCGTCGGGTGGGTGAGCCGGTGGAGGATGCGCGACAGCTCGGTCGAATCGAAGGGCTTGCGCAAGAGGCACACCGCGCCCTCGAAGCTGGGCAGCTCCAGCTCCAGCCCCGTGGTGAGCACCACCGGCAGGTCCGCGAGCTCTCGCTGCGCATGGAGCAGGCGGATGAGGTCCCGGCCCTCGATGTCGGGCAGGAGCCAGTCGAGCACCAGCACGTCCACGCGGGGCTCGGCGAAGAAGGCCTTGAGCGCGGAGAAGCCGCTGTCGCATGGCACGACGCGGTAGCCCTCCAGCTCCATGGCCTCGGCCACCGCCTCTCGAAGGAGGCCATCATCCTCGGCCAGGACGACGACGGGACGGTAGGTCATGCGCTCGGGCTCACACCGGCCGGAAGAAGACGTCCAACGAGCGGCGCGTGGGTCCGGCGCTCCCACCGCCTTGCGAAGGACAAGAACCCCGGAGGCCCCCGGCCCTCCTCCCGCACCTGGAGGAGGGGCCGGTCCGTCGGAGTCCGGG
It encodes:
- a CDS encoding response regulator, with protein sequence MTYRPVVVLAEDDGLLREAVAEAMELEGYRVVPCDSGFSALKAFFAEPRVDVLVLDWLLPDIEGRDLIRLLHAQRELADLPVVLTTGLELELPSFEGAVCLLRKPFDSTELSRILHRLTHPTRPPTPAPSFAPADSRIV